From the Jilunia laotingensis genome, the window TTGAATGATGGTGTGTCAAAAGTGCAAGGGGGATTATAATAAAAACCTTGCACTTTTGATACATTCTTGTTTTTGAGGGTTGTTTATTTCACTTCGCTACCCGGTTTTACTTCTTTATGTGGCATTACCACCGACAAACTGCCGTCATTGTTTTCGGCAGAAAGGATCATACCTTCGCTGACGATGCCTTTCAGTTTGCGTGGCGCGAGGTTGGCGATGAAACAAACTTGTTTGCCTACTAGTTCTTCCGGTTGATAGTGCTGGGCAATTCCGCTGACGATGGTACGGGTTTCCAGTCCGTCATCTATTTTGAATTGCAGCAATTTGTCAGCTTTCGGTACTTTCTGGCATTCGAGGACGGTTCCTACGCGGATATCCAGTTTCAGGAAATCATCAAATTCGATGTTTTCCCGGATCGGTTTTGCTTTGTAGTTAGCCTCCTCGTTGGCTTTCTTGGTGTCCAGAAGTTTCTGAACTTGAGCTTCTATTACACTGTCTTCAAGTTTTTCAAACAGCAGTTCCGGCTTATTCAACGGATGCCCGGCAGTGAGCAAGTCATTGCGGCCCAGTTCCGACCAGTCGAAGCTTTCCATGTTCAGCATCTGCCGCAGTCGTTCGGAGCTGAACGGCAAGAAGGGTTCGAAGGCGATGGCGAGGTTGGCTACCAATTGGAGTGCGATGTTGAGAATCGTGCCTACCCGTTCCATATCTGTTTTAGCCAGTTTCCAAGGTTCCGTATCAGCGAGGTATTTGTTACCGATACGTGCCAGGTTCATTGCTTCTTTCTGCGCATCCCGGAATTTGAACGCATTCAGCAGTTTTTCAACTTCTGCTTTCACGTCGGCAAATTCTTTCAGCGTTTCTTTGTCATATTCCGTAAGTTCGCCCGCAGCCGGTACTTTGCCGTCGAAGTATTTCTGGGTCAGTACCATTGCACGGTTTACGAAGTTGCCGTATACAGCAACCAACTCGTTGTTGTTGCGTGCCTGGAAATCTTTCCAGGTGAAATCATTGTCTTTCGTTTCCGGGGCATTGGCGGTCAGCACATAACGCAGCACGTCTTGTTTGCCGGGGAAGTCTTCCAGATATTCGTGCAGCCAGACAGCCCAGTTGCGCGAAGTGGATATTTTGTCGCCTTCCAGGTTCAGGAACTCATTGCTCGGAACGTTGTCCGGCAATATGTAGCTGCCTTCTGCTTTCAGCATGGCGGGGAAGACGATGCAATGGAACACGATGTTGTCCTTGCCAATGAAATGGACAAGGCGTGTTTCAGGATCTTTCCACCAAGTTTCCCAACTGTCGGGGAGGAGTTCTTTCGTGTTGGAAATGTAGCCGATGGGGGCATCGAACCATACATAAAGCACTTTACCTTCGGCACCTTCTACCGGGACGGGAATTCCCCAATCGAGGTCGCGGCTTACAGCACGTGGTTGTAGCCCCATGTCGAGCCAGCTTTTACATTGTCCGTATACATTCGGCCGCCATTCCTTATGATCTTCCAAAATCCATTGGCGTAGCCATGCTTCGTGTTTGTCCAACGGGAGATACCAGTGCTTAGTCTCTTTCATTACCGGTTTGCTTCCGCTAATGGCACTTTTGGGATTGATAAGATCGGTAGGCGAGAGTGATGTGCCACATTTCTCACATTGGTCTCCGTAAGCTCCATCAGCGTGGCAATGAGGGCATTCGCCGGTGATGTAACGGTCGGCAAGGAATTGGTGTGCCTCTTCGTCATAATACTGTTCGGAAGTTTTTTCGATGAATTCACCCTTGTCATAAAGTTCTTTGAAGAATTCGGAGGCGAGTTCATGGTGAGTTTTCGAAGAGGTTCGGCTGTATACATCGAAAGAGATGCCGAATTCTTCGAACGACTTCTTGATGAGGGAGTGGTAACGGTCTACTACATCCTGGGGAGTGATTCCTTCTTTTTGGGCACGGATAGTAATGGGCACACCGTGTTCATCGGAACCTCCGATGAAGAGTACGTCTTCTTTCTTCAATCTCAGGTAACGGACGTAGATATCTGCCGGTACGTATACACCGGCAAGATGCCCGATATGGACAGGGCCGTTGGCATAAGGGAGAGCCGAGGTTACTGTGGTTCTTTTAAACTTCTTTTCCATGTGATATAGTGTCTTTTTTATTGTAATCTGTTCAGAGAGAGTGCAAAGATAATACTAAA encodes:
- the metG gene encoding methionine--tRNA ligase, giving the protein MEKKFKRTTVTSALPYANGPVHIGHLAGVYVPADIYVRYLRLKKEDVLFIGGSDEHGVPITIRAQKEGITPQDVVDRYHSLIKKSFEEFGISFDVYSRTSSKTHHELASEFFKELYDKGEFIEKTSEQYYDEEAHQFLADRYITGECPHCHADGAYGDQCEKCGTSLSPTDLINPKSAISGSKPVMKETKHWYLPLDKHEAWLRQWILEDHKEWRPNVYGQCKSWLDMGLQPRAVSRDLDWGIPVPVEGAEGKVLYVWFDAPIGYISNTKELLPDSWETWWKDPETRLVHFIGKDNIVFHCIVFPAMLKAEGSYILPDNVPSNEFLNLEGDKISTSRNWAVWLHEYLEDFPGKQDVLRYVLTANAPETKDNDFTWKDFQARNNNELVAVYGNFVNRAMVLTQKYFDGKVPAAGELTEYDKETLKEFADVKAEVEKLLNAFKFRDAQKEAMNLARIGNKYLADTEPWKLAKTDMERVGTILNIALQLVANLAIAFEPFLPFSSERLRQMLNMESFDWSELGRNDLLTAGHPLNKPELLFEKLEDSVIEAQVQKLLDTKKANEEANYKAKPIRENIEFDDFLKLDIRVGTVLECQKVPKADKLLQFKIDDGLETRTIVSGIAQHYQPEELVGKQVCFIANLAPRKLKGIVSEGMILSAENNDGSLSVVMPHKEVKPGSEVK